The Sphingopyxis sp. YR583 DNA segment CCAATCAAAAGCCGTGCCAATTGGCGAATCGCGCGCTTTCGGTAAGAAATTTGAAACGAAAGAACGCCGCTGCCCAAGGGGTGGGCAACGGCGTTCTCTAGCTGCCTAAATTTTGAGCAGTCAGCGTCCCATCGGGGCCGATGCGTCGGGCAGGTTCGCCTTGGTCCAGTTCGATCGCTCGATGACATAGGCGCGAATCGCCTCGGCATCTTGCGCGGTCAGCACATTGGCGAAGCTCACCATGCCGCGGTCTTTCAGCGCGCCGCCGATCACGACGCCCTTCCACGCATCGGCGTTGGCGAGTGTGCCCGAGACGCGAAGGTCAGGGGTAAAGCCGTTGCCGATCGCGCTGTCGCCATGACAGACGATGCAATAGCGCCCGAAATGCGCCTTGCCCGCCGCGACCTGCGTGGGCGATGCGGTCATCGGCGGCGGGTTCCATGCGAGCGCCGCCGAAGCAGGTGGGGCGGGGAGTTTCACGGTGCCGCCGATCTTCATGACGATCAGGCGCGGGATGTTCGGGATCTTGCGCGTCGCGCCGCCCGCAACCCCGGCGACGAGTGGGAAGGCGCCGCCCTTGCTCGTCTGGAAGGCGATATACTGGACGCCGCCGACGCGGAAGGTCGAGGGCGCGCTGACGATCCCCGACTGCATGTCGAGGTCGAGCAGTTGCTTGCCCGTATCGGCGGCATAGGCGCGGAAGCGGCCGAGGCTGGTGCCCTGGAAGACGAGATTGCCCGCAGTGGTCATCGTGCCGCCGTTCCATGCGGCGGGATGATCGACGCTCCACGCGACCTTGCCCGTGCGCGGATCGAAGGCGACGAGGCGGCCGGTGGTCGCGGCGATGGCGGCGCGGAACGCGGCCTTGTCGTCGGGCAGCATCGTCTTGTTGAGCGAGGTGCCGACGTTGAAGCCCAGCACCTTGCGCTTGTCGAGTTCGTCCATGTCGGCGAGATAGCCCTGCGGGATCTGCTGCGCGGGGATATAGACCAGGCCCGTCGCGGGGTTGTAGCTCATCGGATGCCAGTTGTGCGCGCCAAGCGCGCCGGGGATCGCGATGAAGGGCTTGCCGGTCTTGTAGAAGCGGGCCTCGGGATTTTCGATCGGGCGACCGGTGGCGAGATCATAGCCCGTCGCCCAGTTGATCCCGTCGACGAACGGCTTTGCGTCGATCAGCTTGCCGTTCGACCGGTCGATGGTGAAGAAAAAGCCGTTTTTCGGCGCGTGGTACAGCACTTTGACGGGTTTGCCGTTCACCGCCTGCTCGGCGAGGATGATCGGCTGGGTCGCGGTATAGTCCCACGTCTCCGCCGGGGTCTCCTGATAGTGCCACTTATATTTGCCGGTCGTCGCATCGAGCGCCACGACGGACGAGAGGAACCAGTTGTCGCCTTCGCCGTTCGAGCGCGTGCCGTGGTTCCACGGATTGCCGTTGCCGACGCCGAGATAGATCTGGTCGAGATCCTTGTCGTAGACGATCGCGTCCCACACGGTGCCGCCGCCGCCCGAGGTCTGCCACTCGCCCTTGTCGGACCAGGTCGCGTTGGCCTTGCTCGCGAAGATGTCGTCCGACGCTGCGCCATCCTTTTCCTTCTTCGGATTGGGCGCGGTGTAGAAGCGCCAGCGCTCCTTGCCGGTGTCGGCGTCATAGGCGGTGACATAGCCGCGCACGCCGAATTCGGCGCCGCCGTTGCCGATCAGCACCATGTCCTTCACGACGCGCGGGGCGCCGGTGATCGTGTAGGGTTTCGAGGTGTCGAAGGTCTGCGTCGACCACAATTCCTTGCCCGTCTTTTTGTCGAGCGCGATCAGGCGGCCGTCGAGCGCGCCGACAAAGACCTTGTCGCCCCACACCGCGACGCCGCGGTTGACGACGTCGCAGCAGGCCGAAACCGCGCGTTCGCCTGGAACCTTGGGATCGAATTTCCACAGCTCTTTGCCGGTCGCAGCATCCCATGCGCTGACCTTCGACCAGGCATGGGTTACATACATCACGCCGTCGACGACCACGGGGGTCGCTTCCTGCCCGCGCGCATCGTCGAGGTCGGCGGTCCAGGCGATGCCGAGCTCGCCCACATTCTTGTCGTTAATGTCGGTCAGCGGGCTGAAGCGTTGCTCGTCATAGCTGTAGCCGATGCCGGCCCAGTTATCGCCGTTGCCGCCGGTCTTGAGCAAGGTCTCGCTGGCCTTTTCGGCCTCGTCGAGCGATCCGCCGCCCGAGATACTGTCATTCTTCGACGCATTGCATGAAGCCAATGCCAAAGCAGCGCAGCCCAGCAGCGCGGCCGTAAAGACCCGTTTCGCCATCCCATTCTCTCCCGACGCCTATCGTTGACGTTAACGTCAAGACTGCGCGCGAAGACGCAGAGGTGCAAGCGGGAAAATGGGGGGAGCGGTGAGGGGCTCTCCCCGTCATCGCCCCGGACTTGATCCGGGGTCCACGAAGATCAGCGCGGCGCGGGAAATCATCGATCCCGGATCAAGTCCGGGATGACGAAA contains these protein-coding regions:
- a CDS encoding PQQ-dependent dehydrogenase, methanol/ethanol family, whose product is MAKRVFTAALLGCAALALASCNASKNDSISGGGSLDEAEKASETLLKTGGNGDNWAGIGYSYDEQRFSPLTDINDKNVGELGIAWTADLDDARGQEATPVVVDGVMYVTHAWSKVSAWDAATGKELWKFDPKVPGERAVSACCDVVNRGVAVWGDKVFVGALDGRLIALDKKTGKELWSTQTFDTSKPYTITGAPRVVKDMVLIGNGGAEFGVRGYVTAYDADTGKERWRFYTAPNPKKEKDGAASDDIFASKANATWSDKGEWQTSGGGGTVWDAIVYDKDLDQIYLGVGNGNPWNHGTRSNGEGDNWFLSSVVALDATTGKYKWHYQETPAETWDYTATQPIILAEQAVNGKPVKVLYHAPKNGFFFTIDRSNGKLIDAKPFVDGINWATGYDLATGRPIENPEARFYKTGKPFIAIPGALGAHNWHPMSYNPATGLVYIPAQQIPQGYLADMDELDKRKVLGFNVGTSLNKTMLPDDKAAFRAAIAATTGRLVAFDPRTGKVAWSVDHPAAWNGGTMTTAGNLVFQGTSLGRFRAYAADTGKQLLDLDMQSGIVSAPSTFRVGGVQYIAFQTSKGGAFPLVAGVAGGATRKIPNIPRLIVMKIGGTVKLPAPPASAALAWNPPPMTASPTQVAAGKAHFGRYCIVCHGDSAIGNGFTPDLRVSGTLANADAWKGVVIGGALKDRGMVSFANVLTAQDAEAIRAYVIERSNWTKANLPDASAPMGR